From the genome of Haloferax sp. Atlit-12N:
CGGTTCGGCTCTTTTTGCACCCTATCGCAACGTCGCGCCGCACAGCCCACAGCGCCCGCCGTCGGCCGCGTTCGGCGCGCCGCACTCTCGGCAGACCGCCGTCCGCCGGCGCGACTTCTCCTGTGCGGACCGCAGGAACATCGTCGGGTCGAGCGCCGTCCCGGTCGGCCCGCTGCCCTCGTCGACCCTGTCGAGGACGCGCTCGACGAGGTCGTCCTCGCGCATGGCGTCGAGCAGCCTGACGAATCCGACGAACAGGAGCGACGGCGCGACGATACAGAAGCCCGCCACGAGCAGGCGGAACTCGGTTTCCATGTGATTTGCTAGCGTTCAACAGCTGTATCGTTGACGCTCGCGTTGCCCGCAGGCACTCGCGCACGTCGACGGCCTGCACGCCGTCGCCCCCAACCCAATTATCTTGTTTGATACTCAAGTGCACGGATTTATGCACCGCATTCCGGTC
Proteins encoded in this window:
- a CDS encoding zinc ribbon domain-containing protein: METEFRLLVAGFCIVAPSLLFVGFVRLLDAMREDDLVERVLDRVDEGSGPTGTALDPTMFLRSAQEKSRRRTAVCRECGAPNAADGGRCGLCGATLR